Proteins found in one Actinokineospora alba genomic segment:
- a CDS encoding GNAT family N-acetyltransferase, translating to MLETDLLATRIATAQRDGLARSKTVIPAGPFTGMLTEGGHPMASYAVATEPGERVTDLADSVEVLRAAFPPGLLRFELIEQASPGAADLLIAAGLAVTARIPVMTVDPADVTVPEIPHGVTIQRVTTAGDATAANAVAHIAFGAPGEPGVSGEPGPAESGGSVLARLDGKPVAVAFWSGVADGVAEIAGIATAAEHRRKGLATLVTAYAVRTAAERAGVTLAWLTPGDDGAEQVYLKVGFAHVADAIHLGEQH from the coding sequence GTGCTTGAAACCGATCTCCTGGCCACCCGAATCGCCACCGCCCAACGCGACGGGCTGGCCCGGTCGAAGACCGTCATCCCGGCAGGGCCGTTCACCGGCATGCTCACCGAGGGCGGCCACCCGATGGCGTCCTACGCCGTGGCGACCGAGCCCGGCGAGCGGGTGACCGACCTCGCCGACAGCGTGGAGGTCCTCCGCGCCGCTTTCCCGCCCGGCCTGCTCCGGTTCGAACTGATCGAACAGGCCAGCCCCGGCGCGGCCGACCTCCTGATCGCCGCGGGTCTGGCGGTGACCGCCCGGATACCGGTGATGACTGTCGACCCGGCCGACGTGACCGTTCCCGAGATCCCCCACGGCGTGACCATCCAACGCGTCACCACCGCGGGCGACGCAACCGCCGCCAACGCCGTCGCGCACATCGCATTCGGCGCGCCCGGTGAGCCGGGTGTCAGTGGCGAGCCAGGTCCCGCGGAAAGCGGCGGATCAGTGCTCGCCCGCTTGGACGGCAAGCCAGTCGCAGTGGCGTTCTGGAGCGGGGTCGCCGACGGGGTGGCCGAGATCGCCGGTATCGCCACCGCCGCGGAACACCGCCGCAAGGGCCTGGCGACACTGGTGACCGCGTACGCCGTGCGCACAGCCGCCGAGCGAGCAGGCGTCACCTTGGCGTGGCTCACTCCTGGCGACGACGGTGCGGAACAGGTCTACCTGAAAGTCGGGTTCGCCCACGTGGCGGACGCCATCCATCTTGGCGAACAGCACTAG
- a CDS encoding DUF4191 domain-containing protein, with protein MADKQDKAAAKEAKKARKAASKAKRGQLFQAFNMQRKEDKALIPWMLGALLVVTGVVFGIGLLLGIEWFLLPVGIALGALAAVIIFGRRVQKNVYSKADGQPGAAAWALENLRGRWRVTPTVAGTTQLDAVHRVIGRPGVILVAEGAPHRVKNLLAQEKKRIARIVGDTPIYDVIVGNEEGQVQLRNLQRHLMKLPNNLRPAEMDTVEKRLAAIANRGAAMPKGPMPPGAKMRSVQRTLRRR; from the coding sequence ATGGCTGACAAGCAGGACAAGGCGGCCGCCAAGGAAGCCAAGAAGGCGCGCAAGGCTGCGTCGAAGGCGAAGCGCGGACAGCTCTTCCAGGCGTTCAACATGCAGCGCAAGGAGGACAAGGCCCTCATCCCCTGGATGCTGGGCGCCCTCCTGGTGGTGACCGGCGTCGTTTTCGGCATCGGGCTGCTGCTCGGGATCGAGTGGTTCCTGCTGCCGGTGGGCATCGCCCTCGGCGCGTTGGCCGCGGTGATCATCTTCGGCAGGCGGGTGCAGAAGAACGTCTACTCGAAGGCGGACGGCCAGCCCGGCGCCGCGGCCTGGGCGCTGGAGAACCTGCGCGGCCGCTGGCGGGTCACCCCGACCGTCGCGGGCACCACGCAGCTCGACGCGGTCCACCGGGTGATCGGCAGGCCCGGCGTCATCCTCGTCGCCGAGGGCGCGCCGCACCGGGTGAAGAACCTGCTCGCCCAGGAGAAGAAGCGCATCGCCCGCATCGTCGGCGACACCCCGATCTACGACGTGATCGTCGGCAACGAAGAGGGCCAGGTCCAGCTGCGCAACCTGCAGCGGCACCTGATGAAGCTGCCGAACAACCTGCGCCCGGCCGAGATGGACACGGTGGAGAAGCGTCTCGCCGCCATCGCCAACCGCGGCGCGGCCATGCCGAAGGGCCCCATGCCCCCCGGCGCCAAGATGCGCAGCGTGCAGCGGACCCTCCGCCGCCGTTAG